A genomic stretch from Bosea sp. F3-2 includes:
- a CDS encoding DUF2160 domain-containing protein codes for MPDLAWMAWTPQTGLFFASLLCLLLVMTALAIWRPEVERVGVLGIPTTRGDRLFLSVLGSAFIHLAWLGLAGGELWWASLLSLLYAAAVFRFV; via the coding sequence ATGCCCGATCTCGCATGGATGGCCTGGACCCCGCAGACCGGCCTGTTCTTCGCCAGCCTGCTTTGCCTGCTTCTGGTGATGACCGCGCTTGCGATCTGGCGGCCGGAGGTCGAGCGCGTTGGCGTGCTCGGTATCCCCACGACACGCGGCGACCGACTCTTCTTGAGCGTGCTCGGCTCGGCCTTCATCCATCTCGCCTGGCTCGGGCTCGCAGGAGGCGAGCTGTGGTGGGCCTCACTTCTCTCGCTTCTCTATGCCGCGGCGGTATTCCGCTTCGTCTGA